One window of the Litorilinea aerophila genome contains the following:
- a CDS encoding aldo/keto reductase, translating into MIRKQAFGRTGHMSTVTIFGAAALSRVTQEEADRTLEVLLEYGVNHIDTAASYGDAELRIGPWMKEHRKTFFLATKTGERTYQKAKEEFHRSLERLQVDSVDLIQLHNLVHPDDWDVAMGPGGALEALVEAREQGLVRFIGVTGHGLHAPAMHRRSLEHFDFDSVLLPYNYPMMQNTRYAQDFERLFALCQERNVAVQTIKSITRGPWATHERTRSTWYQPLEDQADIDVAVHWVIGRPGLFLNTVGDIHLLPKVLDAASRFERRPSDEEIAAVVNRQHMTPLFA; encoded by the coding sequence ATGATTCGCAAACAAGCATTCGGCCGGACCGGCCACATGAGCACGGTGACCATCTTCGGGGCAGCGGCCCTGAGCCGGGTCACCCAGGAAGAGGCTGACCGCACCCTGGAGGTGCTGCTGGAGTATGGCGTCAACCACATTGACACAGCTGCCAGCTACGGCGACGCCGAGTTGCGCATCGGGCCATGGATGAAGGAGCACCGCAAGACCTTCTTCCTGGCCACCAAGACCGGGGAACGCACCTATCAGAAGGCCAAGGAGGAGTTCCACCGCTCCCTGGAGCGGCTTCAGGTAGACTCGGTGGATCTGATCCAGCTTCACAACCTGGTCCACCCGGACGATTGGGATGTGGCCATGGGGCCTGGCGGCGCGCTGGAAGCCCTGGTAGAGGCCCGGGAGCAGGGGCTGGTCCGCTTCATCGGCGTCACCGGTCACGGCCTGCATGCCCCGGCCATGCATCGCCGCAGCCTGGAGCACTTTGACTTCGACTCGGTGCTGTTGCCCTACAACTACCCCATGATGCAGAACACGCGCTACGCCCAGGACTTCGAGCGGCTCTTTGCCCTCTGCCAGGAGCGCAACGTGGCGGTGCAGACCATCAAATCCATCACCCGGGGGCCGTGGGCTACCCACGAGCGCACCCGCAGCACCTGGTACCAGCCCCTGGAAGATCAGGCGGACATCGACGTGGCCGTGCACTGGGTCATCGGCCGGCCGGGTCTCTTCCTGAACACCGTGGGCGACATCCACCTCCTGCCCAAGGTGTTGGATGCCGCCAGCCGCTTTGAGCGTCGGCCCAGCGACGAAGAGATCGCGGCCGTGGTCAACCGGCAGCACATGACGCCCCTGTTTGCGTAA
- a CDS encoding alpha-2-macroglobulin family protein — translation MRPYPGHRQSLLIALLLIVSLLAGPLGPSQSSALVESRMIGQLDVDGPVAYGPEGDSSAPVGLEITLGEGAAQPPTVEVIPPAPAEPLPPEAIQPILDRLPPLTATAAVTVPFRLPVQSLPAPRTGATVTTTFPATETVAPPEPIPTGPLEVLRYAPEGEIQVAPFLNVTFNQPMVPLATLEELSAADVPVRLTPAIPGVWKWIGTRTLTFEYRDPEQGEGMVRFPMATEYQVEVPAGTRSATGGVLEEAVTWTFRTPPPRLRFTHPGYGPQPRHPVIFISFDQRIEPAAVLETIRVTAGGQVYPVHLATQEELQADPAVQRLAERSGEGRWLAFRSDEPFPANTTVVVNIGPGTPSAEGPLVTQQVQSFSFQTYAPLRIDGHFCAYGGDECPPLTPLHIRFNNPLDVERFDPAWISVTPEIPDLAVEAHGNTISLRGLTQGRTTYQVTVAGQLLDIFGQSLGQDQTVTFKTGSAPRFLTGPSEPFVTLDPTTSRPVFTIYSVNYERLRARVYAVQPEDWPAYLKYLSEYYRTDSPPEPPGRQVMSSVFTIHGEPDQLIATDIDLREALGNETGHLIVIVDFPPNPLLGRQTDRSIVQAWVQVTQIGLDAFVNHSTMVAWATALRDGSPLADVQLTLLDAGTQAVTGEDGVATLPLSSTPAPALIARRGDDSAILPQNLYYWSGDGWRQQPLRDELRWYVFDDRQMYRPGEEVHVKGWVRRIEAGQQGDVTLPTGLTGIRYYVYDPRGNDLTDGIADVNDLGGFDLVLTLPANANLGYATIRFEAMGSPGVDGNQFSHTFQIQEFRRPEFSVSARTEGKGPFFVGGEAEVAVSAQYFAGGPLPNAETTWRVTASPGTYAPPNWPDFTFGKWTPWWSYGGPDGGASATQTYTGRTDATGTHYLRMSFEKALEPRPYSVLAEAAVMDVNRQTWAATTSLLVHPADLYVGIRSERTFVEQGEPLEIQAIVTDLDGVPVPDRPIHLRAARLAWKVVKGDWREEEVDVQECTVASGQEPVSCTFETSQGGTYRITATVQDDQGRINQSEFTRWVSGGTRPPARRVEQETVTLIPDKESYQPGDVAQVLVQAPFAPAEGLLTVTRDGILYTERFSMTESTYTLQVPIQEAYLPNVYVNVELVGSAPRTDDAGNVVAELPPRPAYASGTLNLPIPPVSRQLSLTVTPQETELAPGEETTLALTVQDAAGEPVADAELAVVVVDEAVLALTNYQLADPVERFYAQRGSGLYSYYGRANIVLADPAALAAEVAAGAQQAVLERAAMPMTAMPAPSAPTAVAEEAAAMDMAGEAPGEAPTPIQIRTDFNPLATFVPAVRTDEQGQATIPVRLPDNLTRYRVMVVAVAQGRYFGTGEANLTARLPLMVRPSAPRFLNFGDHFQLPVVVQNQTDAPMTVDVVVRALNLALPEGAGRRVEIPANDRREVRFPAATLSAGTVQAQIAAVSGPLADAATVELPVYTPATTEAFATYGVLDEGVVVQPVATPQDVFPQFGGLEVSTSSTALQSLTDALLYLTSYPFECSEQLASRILGVAALRDVLTAFKAEGLPTPEEIEAAVKRDIARLQQLQNPDGGFPIWTKGQESVPFYSIHVTHALQRARLKGYEVPEEMLQRALDHLRRIEDFYPSWYSPDVRRTLSAYALYVRMLMGDVDTAKARQLLNEVPLENQSLEAIAWLWQVLSDDAASTQELAAIRRFVANRAVETPSAANFTTSYGDDGYLLLHSNRRTDALILDALIQDQPDSDLIPKVVNGLLAHRTRGRWGNTQENVFVLLALDRYFNTYESVTPDFVARIWLGDTYVAAHEFRGRTTETQETTIPMDYLVDPARGEGPHDLIIGKEGAGRLYYRLGLRYAPTDLDLEPLEMGFVVQRRYEAVDDPTDVTRDEDGVWHIKAGARVRVRIDLVASNRRYHVALVDPLPAGLEILNPALAVSESIPADPNDRSSYGWWWGGAWYEHQNMRDDRAEAFTTLLWEGVYNYTYVARAATPGEFIVPPARAEEMYSPEVFGRSGSDRVIVE, via the coding sequence ATGCGCCCCTACCCTGGCCACCGTCAATCGCTCCTGATAGCCCTTCTGCTCATCGTCTCGCTCCTGGCCGGCCCCCTGGGGCCTTCCCAGAGCAGCGCACTTGTGGAGAGCCGGATGATCGGACAACTCGACGTCGATGGACCTGTGGCCTATGGGCCCGAAGGGGACAGCAGCGCCCCGGTTGGCCTGGAGATCACCCTGGGCGAAGGGGCCGCGCAGCCGCCGACCGTGGAGGTGATCCCGCCGGCCCCGGCAGAGCCCCTTCCCCCCGAAGCCATCCAGCCCATCCTGGATCGGCTTCCGCCCCTCACCGCGACGGCCGCCGTGACCGTGCCCTTCCGGCTGCCCGTCCAGTCTCTGCCCGCTCCTCGCACCGGCGCCACGGTGACGACCACCTTCCCGGCCACCGAAACGGTGGCCCCACCAGAGCCCATTCCCACTGGCCCCCTGGAGGTGCTTCGCTACGCACCGGAAGGGGAGATCCAGGTGGCGCCCTTCCTCAACGTCACCTTCAACCAGCCCATGGTTCCCCTGGCCACCCTGGAGGAGCTTTCCGCGGCCGATGTCCCGGTCCGTCTGACGCCCGCCATCCCCGGCGTCTGGAAATGGATCGGCACCCGCACCCTGACCTTTGAATACCGGGACCCGGAACAGGGGGAGGGGATGGTTCGCTTCCCCATGGCCACCGAGTACCAGGTGGAGGTGCCGGCGGGTACCCGCTCGGCCACCGGCGGCGTGCTGGAAGAAGCGGTCACCTGGACCTTCCGCACACCGCCGCCCCGGCTGCGCTTCACCCACCCCGGCTACGGCCCCCAGCCGCGCCACCCGGTGATCTTCATCTCCTTTGACCAGCGCATCGAACCCGCCGCGGTGCTGGAGACCATCCGGGTTACGGCCGGCGGCCAGGTCTACCCGGTGCACCTGGCCACCCAGGAGGAGCTTCAGGCCGATCCGGCGGTGCAGCGCCTGGCTGAGCGCAGCGGCGAGGGCCGCTGGCTGGCCTTCCGCAGCGATGAACCCTTCCCAGCCAACACCACCGTGGTAGTCAACATCGGCCCGGGCACGCCCTCGGCAGAGGGCCCCCTGGTGACCCAGCAGGTTCAGTCCTTCAGCTTCCAAACCTATGCGCCCCTGCGCATCGACGGGCACTTCTGCGCCTACGGCGGCGACGAGTGTCCGCCCCTGACGCCCCTCCACATCCGCTTCAACAATCCCCTGGATGTGGAGCGCTTCGACCCGGCCTGGATTTCGGTGACGCCGGAGATCCCGGACCTGGCGGTGGAGGCCCACGGCAACACCATCAGCCTGCGCGGGTTGACCCAGGGGCGCACCACCTATCAGGTCACCGTGGCCGGCCAACTGTTGGATATCTTCGGCCAGAGCCTGGGCCAGGATCAGACGGTCACCTTCAAGACCGGCTCGGCCCCTCGCTTCCTGACCGGGCCCTCAGAACCCTTTGTCACCCTGGATCCCACCACCAGCCGGCCAGTTTTCACCATTTATTCGGTCAACTACGAGCGCCTGCGGGCCCGGGTCTACGCCGTCCAGCCGGAGGACTGGCCAGCCTACCTCAAGTATCTGAGCGAGTACTACCGCACCGACTCGCCGCCTGAGCCGCCAGGGCGCCAGGTTATGTCCAGCGTCTTCACCATCCACGGCGAGCCCGACCAGCTCATCGCCACCGACATCGACCTGCGGGAAGCCCTGGGCAACGAAACGGGCCACCTGATCGTCATCGTGGACTTCCCGCCCAACCCCCTCCTGGGGCGCCAGACCGACCGCAGCATCGTCCAGGCGTGGGTCCAGGTCACCCAGATCGGCCTGGATGCCTTCGTCAACCACAGCACCATGGTGGCCTGGGCCACCGCCCTGCGGGACGGCTCGCCCCTGGCCGACGTGCAGCTCACCCTGCTGGATGCCGGCACCCAGGCGGTGACGGGAGAGGATGGGGTGGCAACCCTGCCCCTGTCCAGCACCCCCGCGCCCGCCCTGATCGCTCGACGGGGGGATGATTCCGCCATCCTGCCCCAGAACCTCTACTACTGGTCCGGTGACGGCTGGCGCCAGCAGCCCCTGCGGGACGAATTGCGCTGGTACGTCTTCGACGACCGCCAGATGTATCGACCCGGCGAGGAGGTGCACGTCAAAGGCTGGGTGCGCCGCATTGAGGCCGGCCAACAGGGCGACGTCACCCTGCCCACCGGCCTGACGGGCATCCGCTATTACGTCTACGACCCCCGGGGCAACGACCTGACCGATGGCATCGCCGATGTCAACGACCTGGGCGGTTTCGACCTCGTCCTCACCCTGCCGGCCAACGCCAACCTGGGCTATGCCACCATCCGCTTCGAGGCCATGGGCAGCCCCGGGGTGGACGGCAACCAGTTCAGCCACACCTTCCAGATCCAGGAATTCCGCCGCCCCGAGTTCTCCGTCTCGGCCCGCACGGAAGGCAAGGGACCCTTCTTCGTGGGCGGCGAGGCGGAAGTGGCCGTCTCCGCCCAGTACTTCGCCGGCGGTCCCCTGCCCAACGCAGAGACCACCTGGCGGGTGACCGCCTCTCCCGGCACCTACGCGCCGCCCAACTGGCCCGACTTTACCTTCGGCAAGTGGACGCCCTGGTGGTCCTACGGTGGGCCCGACGGCGGGGCCTCCGCCACCCAGACCTACACCGGCCGGACCGACGCCACCGGTACCCACTACCTGCGCATGAGCTTTGAAAAGGCCCTGGAACCCCGGCCCTACAGCGTGTTGGCCGAAGCTGCGGTGATGGACGTCAACCGCCAGACGTGGGCCGCCACCACCAGCCTCCTGGTCCACCCGGCTGATCTCTACGTGGGCATTCGCAGCGAGCGCACCTTCGTGGAGCAGGGCGAGCCCCTGGAAATCCAGGCCATCGTCACCGACCTGGACGGCGTGCCCGTGCCGGATCGGCCCATTCACCTGCGCGCGGCCCGGCTGGCGTGGAAGGTGGTCAAGGGCGACTGGCGCGAGGAAGAGGTGGACGTTCAGGAATGTACCGTGGCCTCCGGCCAGGAGCCGGTGAGCTGCACCTTTGAGACCAGCCAGGGCGGCACCTACCGCATCACCGCCACCGTCCAGGATGACCAGGGCCGGATCAACCAGAGCGAGTTCACCCGCTGGGTGAGCGGCGGCACCCGGCCGCCGGCCCGCCGGGTGGAGCAGGAAACGGTCACCCTCATCCCGGACAAAGAAAGCTATCAACCGGGGGATGTGGCCCAGGTGCTGGTGCAGGCGCCCTTTGCACCGGCCGAGGGGCTGCTCACCGTCACCCGGGACGGCATCCTCTATACCGAACGCTTTTCCATGACGGAGAGCACCTACACCCTGCAGGTGCCCATCCAGGAAGCCTACCTGCCCAACGTCTACGTGAACGTGGAGTTGGTGGGCTCGGCCCCCCGCACGGACGACGCGGGCAACGTGGTGGCGGAGTTACCGCCCCGGCCAGCCTACGCCAGCGGCACCCTCAACCTGCCCATTCCACCCGTCAGTCGTCAGCTTTCCCTGACGGTCACACCCCAGGAGACGGAACTGGCGCCCGGTGAAGAGACGACCCTGGCGCTGACGGTCCAGGATGCGGCCGGAGAGCCGGTGGCAGACGCCGAGCTGGCCGTGGTGGTGGTGGATGAGGCGGTGCTGGCGCTGACCAATTACCAGCTTGCCGATCCCGTGGAGCGCTTCTATGCCCAGCGGGGCTCGGGCCTCTACAGCTACTACGGCCGGGCCAATATCGTCCTGGCCGACCCGGCTGCCCTGGCGGCAGAGGTGGCTGCCGGCGCCCAGCAGGCCGTGCTGGAGCGCGCGGCCATGCCCATGACCGCCATGCCGGCGCCCTCTGCTCCTACGGCCGTAGCCGAGGAAGCCGCGGCCATGGACATGGCCGGTGAGGCACCTGGCGAAGCGCCCACCCCCATCCAGATCCGCACCGATTTCAACCCCCTGGCTACCTTCGTGCCTGCCGTCCGCACGGACGAGCAGGGCCAGGCCACCATCCCGGTGCGTCTGCCGGATAACCTGACCCGCTACCGGGTGATGGTGGTGGCCGTGGCCCAGGGGCGCTACTTCGGCACCGGGGAGGCCAACCTCACCGCCCGGCTGCCGCTGATGGTGCGGCCGTCGGCCCCCCGTTTCCTCAACTTCGGCGATCACTTCCAGCTGCCGGTGGTGGTGCAGAACCAGACCGATGCACCCATGACCGTGGACGTGGTGGTGCGGGCCCTCAACCTGGCGCTGCCCGAAGGGGCCGGCCGCCGGGTGGAGATCCCTGCCAACGATCGCCGGGAGGTTCGCTTCCCCGCTGCCACCCTGAGCGCCGGCACCGTCCAGGCCCAGATCGCCGCGGTCTCCGGCCCCCTGGCCGACGCGGCCACCGTGGAACTGCCGGTCTACACCCCGGCCACCACCGAGGCTTTCGCCACCTATGGCGTGCTGGACGAGGGTGTGGTGGTCCAACCTGTGGCCACACCCCAGGATGTCTTCCCCCAGTTCGGCGGCCTGGAAGTGAGCACATCCTCCACCGCGCTCCAGTCCCTGACCGATGCCCTGCTCTACCTGACCAGCTATCCGTTTGAGTGTTCCGAACAACTGGCCTCCCGCATCCTGGGCGTGGCCGCGCTGCGGGACGTGCTTACGGCCTTCAAGGCCGAGGGCCTGCCCACCCCCGAGGAGATAGAGGCAGCCGTGAAGCGGGACATCGCCCGCCTCCAGCAGCTCCAAAACCCGGACGGCGGCTTCCCCATCTGGACCAAGGGGCAGGAGTCGGTGCCTTTCTACAGCATCCACGTGACCCATGCCCTCCAGCGGGCCAGGCTCAAGGGCTATGAAGTTCCGGAGGAGATGTTACAGCGGGCGCTGGATCACCTGCGCCGCATCGAGGACTTCTACCCGTCTTGGTACAGCCCGGATGTCCGGCGCACCCTCAGCGCGTACGCGCTCTACGTGCGCATGCTCATGGGGGACGTGGACACGGCCAAAGCCCGGCAGCTGCTCAACGAGGTGCCCCTGGAGAACCAGTCCCTGGAAGCCATCGCCTGGCTCTGGCAGGTCCTGAGCGACGATGCTGCCTCTACCCAGGAGCTGGCCGCCATCCGACGCTTCGTGGCCAACCGGGCTGTGGAGACGCCGTCTGCGGCGAACTTCACCACTTCCTACGGGGACGACGGCTACCTGCTCCTCCACTCCAACCGCCGCACCGACGCCCTGATCCTGGATGCCCTCATTCAGGATCAGCCGGATAGCGACCTGATTCCGAAGGTGGTGAACGGCCTCCTGGCCCACCGCACCCGAGGGCGCTGGGGGAACACCCAGGAGAATGTCTTCGTCCTGCTGGCGCTGGACCGCTACTTCAACACCTACGAGTCGGTCACACCGGACTTCGTGGCCCGCATCTGGCTGGGCGACACCTACGTGGCCGCCCATGAATTCCGGGGACGCACCACCGAGACCCAGGAGACCACCATTCCCATGGACTATCTGGTGGATCCTGCCCGGGGCGAGGGGCCCCACGACCTGATCATCGGCAAGGAAGGAGCGGGGCGACTCTATTACCGCCTGGGGCTGCGCTATGCCCCCACCGATCTGGACCTGGAGCCGCTGGAGATGGGCTTTGTGGTGCAGCGGCGCTACGAGGCGGTGGACGATCCAACGGATGTCACCCGGGATGAGGATGGGGTATGGCACATCAAGGCCGGGGCCCGGGTGCGGGTGCGCATCGATCTGGTGGCCAGCAACCGGCGTTACCACGTGGCCCTGGTGGATCCCCTGCCCGCCGGCCTGGAGATCCTCAACCCGGCGCTGGCCGTGTCGGAGAGCATTCCGGCGGATCCCAACGACCGGTCCAGCTATGGTTGGTGGTGGGGTGGCGCCTGGTACGAGCACCAGAACATGCGGGATGATCGGGCTGAGGCGTTTACCACGTTGCTGTGGGAAGGGGTGTACAACTACACGTACGTAGCCCGGGCCGCCACGCCAGGGGAGTTCATTGTACCCCCGGCCCGGGCGGAAGAGATGTACTCACCGGAGGTCTTCGGCCGCAGCGGCAGCGACCGGGTGATCGTGGAGTAG
- a CDS encoding peptidylprolyl isomerase has product MRRRAPIFLSSRLLVALALMGALLLAGCGRNQEETAPPATPAPAAAETPAPDQPTPTPTGAPAEAPAAATPQAQAPAAEKVPPPEGLERGPVSEIPPVERVDMYDAPPPMEIDPDKYYYATFVTDRGNIKVQLFAKRAPNTVNNFVFLARQGFYDNTIFHRVLDGFMAQGGDPTGTGTGGPGYEFADEFYPGLNFDRPGLLAMANRGPNTNGSQFFITFAPTEWLNGQHTIFGEVIEGADVLDKLTRRDPIQQADIQGDTLYTVIIEESESSILPTPTPSPPTPTPTPTPTPFAPTSLEGERPLAQLDPAERANYFNIPPEMVIDPAQRYGAVIRTTKGDLTVELYADKAPVAVNNFVVLVNLGFYDQTPITLVRPDDSIIIGVPDNNPLNDAGYKLAAEVGTDIEAGIGALTYIPYERLADGTIMSSSSQLLIALIDPPAEANNTFSFFGQVTDGLELLNELTTEDVIESITITTSDAAAE; this is encoded by the coding sequence ATGCGACGTCGCGCCCCCATCTTCCTGTCCTCCCGCCTCCTGGTGGCCCTGGCCCTGATGGGCGCCCTGCTCCTGGCTGGCTGTGGACGCAACCAGGAGGAGACCGCGCCGCCGGCAACGCCGGCCCCCGCGGCCGCTGAGACGCCTGCCCCCGACCAGCCGACTCCCACCCCGACAGGGGCGCCGGCGGAGGCTCCGGCCGCGGCCACGCCCCAGGCCCAAGCGCCGGCCGCCGAGAAGGTCCCCCCGCCCGAAGGGCTGGAGCGGGGCCCCGTCAGCGAGATCCCCCCGGTCGAGCGGGTGGACATGTACGACGCACCGCCGCCTATGGAGATCGACCCGGACAAGTACTACTACGCCACCTTTGTCACCGACCGGGGCAACATCAAGGTGCAGCTCTTCGCCAAACGGGCTCCCAACACGGTCAACAATTTCGTCTTCCTGGCCCGCCAGGGCTTCTATGACAACACCATCTTTCACCGGGTGTTGGACGGCTTCATGGCCCAGGGCGGCGATCCCACCGGCACCGGCACCGGCGGTCCCGGCTACGAGTTCGCCGACGAGTTTTACCCCGGCCTGAACTTCGACCGCCCCGGCCTGCTGGCCATGGCCAACCGGGGCCCCAACACCAACGGCAGCCAGTTCTTCATCACCTTCGCCCCCACCGAGTGGCTCAACGGCCAGCACACCATCTTCGGCGAGGTGATTGAGGGCGCCGACGTGCTGGATAAGCTCACCCGCCGCGACCCCATCCAGCAGGCGGACATCCAGGGGGATACCCTGTACACGGTGATCATCGAGGAGAGCGAGAGCAGCATCCTGCCCACGCCCACCCCGTCGCCGCCGACGCCCACGCCGACGCCGACGCCGACGCCCTTCGCGCCCACCAGCCTGGAGGGTGAGCGCCCCCTGGCCCAGCTGGATCCGGCCGAACGGGCCAACTACTTCAACATTCCGCCCGAGATGGTCATCGACCCGGCCCAACGCTACGGCGCCGTGATCCGCACCACCAAGGGGGACCTGACGGTGGAGCTCTACGCGGACAAAGCGCCGGTGGCCGTCAACAACTTCGTGGTCCTGGTGAATCTGGGCTTCTACGACCAGACCCCCATCACCCTGGTCCGGCCGGATGATTCCATCATCATTGGGGTGCCGGATAACAATCCGCTCAACGATGCCGGGTATAAATTGGCTGCAGAAGTGGGCACCGACATCGAAGCTGGCATCGGCGCGTTGACGTATATTCCGTATGAACGCCTGGCCGATGGCACGATTATGAGCAGCAGCAGCCAGTTGCTCATCGCCCTGATCGATCCACCGGCCGAGGCCAACAACACGTTCAGCTTCTTCGGCCAGGTGACGGATGGGCTGGAACTGCTCAACGAACTCACCACCGAAGACGTGATCGAGTCCATCACCATCACCACGTCGGACGCAGCGGCCGAGTGA
- a CDS encoding MraY family glycosyltransferase codes for MSAYLLLAASALIVAMGGTPLVRQLALRLKVVDQPQARKIHTTPVPLLGGVAIYVAFALVLIFFGDRRYVHEVVGIFVGATLVSLMGVADDRWGVGSYIKLGGQLAAAFILIYSGVQVRLFNNWFDLVLTTVWVVGITNALNLLDNMDGLSGGIAMIAAIYFTLLAAMSGQYLVGALAAALAGACAGFLVYNWNPAHIFMGDTGSLFLGFLLAAVGIKLRFPSNSNTITWMIPVLVMALPIFDTTLVFVSRLRRGKNPLTTPGKDHLSHRLALLTGSRREAVLLCYLIAGAAGLTSVFITQATPAEALIVGSAVVLVALFGLWWLEFRNGGVRERDTAAPLARSNSTN; via the coding sequence ATGAGCGCCTACTTGCTCCTGGCGGCCAGCGCCCTGATTGTGGCCATGGGGGGGACGCCCCTGGTGCGGCAACTGGCGCTCCGCCTGAAGGTGGTGGATCAGCCCCAGGCCCGCAAGATCCATACCACCCCTGTGCCCCTCCTGGGCGGCGTGGCCATCTACGTGGCCTTCGCCCTGGTGCTCATCTTCTTCGGCGACCGGCGCTATGTCCACGAGGTGGTGGGCATCTTCGTGGGGGCAACCCTGGTCAGCCTGATGGGCGTGGCCGACGACCGCTGGGGCGTGGGTAGTTACATCAAGCTGGGCGGACAGCTGGCAGCCGCCTTCATCCTCATCTACAGCGGGGTCCAGGTACGCCTGTTCAACAACTGGTTTGACCTGGTGCTGACTACCGTGTGGGTGGTGGGCATCACCAACGCCCTTAACCTGCTGGACAACATGGACGGCCTCTCGGGCGGCATCGCCATGATCGCAGCCATCTACTTCACCCTCCTGGCCGCCATGAGCGGCCAATACCTGGTGGGCGCGCTGGCGGCCGCGTTGGCAGGTGCGTGCGCGGGCTTTTTGGTTTATAATTGGAACCCGGCCCATATTTTCATGGGCGATACGGGCAGCCTGTTCCTGGGTTTCTTGCTGGCGGCGGTCGGGATCAAGTTACGCTTCCCTTCCAACAGCAATACCATCACCTGGATGATTCCCGTCCTGGTCATGGCGTTGCCCATTTTTGACACCACCCTCGTCTTCGTCAGCCGTCTGCGCCGCGGGAAGAACCCCTTGACGACCCCTGGCAAAGATCACCTCAGCCACCGGTTGGCCCTGCTGACCGGCAGCCGACGAGAGGCGGTCCTGCTTTGCTACCTGATCGCCGGTGCAGCAGGGCTTACGTCCGTTTTCATCACCCAGGCCACCCCGGCCGAAGCCCTGATCGTAGGGAGTGCCGTCGTTCTGGTGGCGCTGTTCGGCCTGTGGTGGCTCGAGTTTCGCAATGGCGGGGTTCGCGAGCGCGATACCGCCGCCCCATTGGCAAGGAGTAATTCCACAAATTGA
- a CDS encoding YqaA family protein, giving the protein MSQESSNAQPLAGAAAFDINRLFSQRARRWLGTAAILAIVVVSFWLAFNPQWVERFGRWGYVGAFFISMIASATIILPAPGIAVIIAMGTALDPVLLGIVAGLGSAVGELSGYLAGASGRAFIPEEQRVYFNRLHGLTDRYGAVLLAALAAVPFPLFDLAGVCAGMLRMNILVFLAAVAVGKSIKYIILILVGTAPLHMLHQLFP; this is encoded by the coding sequence ATGTCCCAGGAAAGTTCCAACGCACAACCGCTGGCAGGTGCGGCTGCCTTCGACATCAACCGGCTCTTCTCCCAGCGGGCCCGCCGCTGGCTGGGCACGGCGGCCATCCTGGCCATCGTGGTGGTCAGCTTTTGGCTGGCTTTCAATCCCCAGTGGGTAGAACGCTTCGGCCGCTGGGGCTACGTGGGGGCTTTCTTTATCAGCATGATCGCCAGCGCCACCATCATTCTGCCCGCGCCGGGTATCGCCGTCATCATCGCCATGGGCACGGCCCTGGATCCGGTCTTGCTGGGCATCGTGGCCGGGTTGGGGAGCGCAGTGGGCGAGCTCAGCGGCTACCTGGCCGGCGCCAGCGGCCGCGCCTTTATCCCCGAGGAGCAACGGGTCTATTTCAACCGCCTGCACGGCCTGACCGACCGCTACGGCGCCGTGTTGCTGGCGGCCCTGGCCGCCGTACCCTTTCCCCTCTTCGACCTGGCGGGCGTCTGCGCCGGCATGTTGCGCATGAACATCCTGGTCTTTCTGGCGGCTGTGGCCGTCGGCAAGAGCATCAAATACATCATCCTGATCCTGGTGGGCACCGCCCCGCTTCACATGCTGCACCAACTCTTCCCATAG